The DNA sequence CAATTTGACACAAAGCAGAAAGATGAAATTTTGTTTCCTAAATTtcactttaaaaactttttccTTGGCTGATACTGATGCTGATAACAGTAAGGAATGCTATGACACTATGCTTCATGATTCCAAATTACACTTTGGAAGAAAGTCAAAAGAATAGCTTCTAGTCAGCAGTGGATTAACCTGAGCTTCTGTACAGAAAGTTCCTTCACCACTCACAAATATGTACCCTCTCCCATCCCCCAACCACACACAATCATTGTTACTGTCCCAACcaacagattttaaaaagccatgccAAAACCTTTTGTGGGCACTCCAATCCAGTTGAGGTAGCGAGTTAATTTCTTAGAAACATAGGTTTTGCCTCTTGCAGGAAGGCCAATCATTACAATTAGAGTAGGAGAGTTGGTCATATAAGAAGCCCATGCTGTGTAAGAAAAGCAAAGACAAAATTAGTAGTTTCTGTAACTAGGCAGAAAAAGAATAAAATGTGGGCCAAAATTCTCTCTGTCTTCCACTATCTTCGTTGTGAGATATCTGCTTATAAGGACATGGTGTGCATTTCCCATAATCAGTGACCTGTTCATTAATAGAATAGGCCAAAGGTCTCCAGCCCCctggctgtggaccagtaccagcccatggcctgttagcaactgggccatgagttgtataattatttaaccatgaatgccaacatttactgtgacatactgaagcagagcatgatcccctcccttcgaagactgggccgcagggcagtattccaacatgataatgatcacaaacacacctccaaaacggccactgccttgctaaagaagctgagggtaaaggtgatggactgatcaagcatgtctccagacctaaaccctattgagcatctgtggggcatcctgaaacagaaggtggaggtgcacaaggtctctaacatccaccagccacgtgacgtcgtcatgggggaatggaagaggactccagtggcaacctgtgaagctctggtgaactctatgcccaagagggttaaggcaaattatggtggccacacaaaatattgacactttgggccccatttggacattatcacttaggggtgtactcacttttgttgtcagcagtttagacattaatgactgtgtgttgcataattctgaggggacagcacatttgcactgttatacaagctgtagacttgctactttacattgtagccaagtgtcatttcttcagtgttgtcacatgaaaagatatacttaaatatttacaaaatgtgagggggtgtactcacttctgtgacatactgtatctttgtcagtcagtaggtttctggtataaagtggtgtcaatgtttattgtttattttttgtttatttttacagtggtgaccagaaaatgtatttcttgcatggaCTTGCATGGTTCATTGTCAGGTGGTGGTAGGATGAAAGTCACTGAAAGTCTGGTGGAAtgcgtccagggcttctttaccatgtgtccagaccataaaatgtcatcaatgtaacgaACGTAAAAGGTAGGTATGAGTGGATGGGAGTCTAGGAAGTGCtgttccaagtcagccataaagatgctagcatattgtggggccatgcgggtgcccatggctgtaccattgatctgtaggaaaagttcactGCCAAATCTGaggtagttatgggtgagaacaaaatggcacagtttggtggcaaagtcagctatatttttatcagagattatattacttacagctTGTAATCCATCTCGGTGTGGGATGCTAGTAtacaaagattccacatccatggtggctaagatagtgttctctggaaggttgttcaaagattgtattttcctcagaaaatctgtagtgtcATGAACATAACTAGGGGAACTGGTGGCATAGAgtcttagaatagagtccatatatccagataccccctcagtgatAATGCCTATCCCCGACACAATGGGACGTCCCAGGTTGCCTGGTTtatgtattttgggtagaagataaaaagtacctggtcgaggttcctgtgatgtgtctgacaggatctgttcctgaatgCTCAGTGGTAATTCTTTTGTAATCTTGTTCAGTTGTTTTTTGTATTGCTGTGTGtattcattacatatgctaaacccactctcagtgagtacagttatacatccacagtattccaatgtatttatcttttataatagtgtatcagaataatgttttatactgacatactcaaataagggatattggctatttatctcattacatatacttaacccattttcattttatgtattcttgtatgttttctaatggcagactagaatgatgtttataatgtatagtgTATAATGTATAGATTATTGTTGatattaggtggactacaactaggaaatacacgtccttttgtgatttacctagatttacagaaacaccaattggcagaggactttattaccttttatggctatccataCCAAATGGctaagccacactggtttaccatgtgatcagtctgtatacttaatcaacaaactgcttgtacttcagcccacaatacttgatcccctcatctgatgaagtgtgcttagagaacacacgaaagcttacattctgaataaaacttggttggtcttaaaggtgcaacttgactccttgtATATGTGGCCTTCCCCCCTTGGCCCTTTCCTTCCCAGTTTCTTGGACTATCTAAAATGGCAGCTGAAATCTCATAAGATTATGTTGTGAAATCTTGGCTGCCATTTTGGGGTTACTATGCACCCTTATAAAACATCTCCAACCCCcctcaaatatttatttactatttCCCATGTGTGTGCCCAATTTGTagatatctaaatctgcagaACAAAGCTACACTTATAGGAGCATAGAGCAAGGTAGCTGTGAATTTATTGCATTgttcagagggttggactagatgatccttgagGTATCTTCCAGCCCTATGTTTCTAAAACAGATTTCTCTACAACCTTGGGGGACCCcctaggtttgtaaaaaaaatctgaaaatgttaaaaaatacattggggagtttatatcccacccaaacAAAAGCATTGTCTGCACATCTGCAGACAATGCATTTACCCCCTCCTCATCCAAGCATCATTGTTGGCAACAacagtgtgtgtggagggggggggggaggatggaagGAACATCAGCAGGCATGGTGGTGGAGTCTGGGAGGTGTGCCAAGCCTAGTACAGGTTGCAGAGATGGTGAGTAGGTTGTCAGAACCTCAGAAAAGGGCAGGGGAGAGAAGCTGCAGCAGAATGGCACCAGAGGCTGGAAGCTGAActgggtccggggggggggggctggggttgTGACAGCCCCAACAAAGATGATTTGAGGGAGAGAAGTTGCAGTGGGCCCAGTGGCAGAGGACAGGAGCTGCAGTGGCATTAGTGAGGGTAGAAAGCTAAGAGGAGGAATTAGGAGTAGGGGCTATTACCACCACTTGAGCTAGGTGGGTGATGGTTCTATGCAGAATGGGAGAGAAAGTACTGGAGGGAAGTTCCATGAGATATATCCCTTATTGTAACCTTAAAGAATCAATAGCTATACCCTGGGATCATTATTACCCCTGTGTTTCAGAGAATGATCTGAACATACACTGGACTGTCTAGCTTTCACATTTATGTACATACCGAAGAGAAGCTTTGCTCACCATGAAACATTTGCTTATTAAATAACTGCAAATACTTACAGCACTTTTTTTCTGAGACTCGAAGACTTGATGACTTGTTTTCCTGACTGCAACTGTTACCCTTTACCTGTTCTGGGATTTGACCTGCATCCCCTGACATTGCtgcaaggcacacacacacctcctcCACTCAGGATCTCCAGGCCTCTTCTAGAAAAATGTGGAACAACAAGGAGCATTCTGAAATGCTAAGACAGAAAGAAATACTAGCCAAAGCAATCCGTCTGTGATGTTCCTTCCAGCagaaactggtgtgtgtgtgtgtgtgtgtgtgtgcgtgtgtgggaggggggggggtttgagaaaTGGAAGTGACACAGAAGTTGCTAGTCAAGGTCATGAGAGAAACTGGTAATATTATTTGCAAAAGATGAACAAACGGCAGGAAGAAGGGAAAGTGGTAACCTCTCTCCACCAGGAAAGGGATAGGAGACACTGCATTTATCAGTAGTATTCTTCTCTACTATTTACACACCATCTTAATTGCTAAGGAGCTTCTAGGGGGGACGCCGGTGGCCAACCCCGAATGGCTCACACATACCAGTGATCCGAGCGGAAAAAGAAGACATTTTCGTTAGGAGTCATTTTACGGTCCAGCATCCGAGCGCCCCAGATCACAAAACGAcccttctctttcctttttcaACACACTCACCTCCAAAGTTCAGGCAGCCCGCGACCCGGGCAGCAAACAACTTGCTTTGGACCGGGGCCGATCCAGCAGCTCCCAGATGTAAATATCTCTCGCGCAGGAGCCCCTCCAGCCCGCAGGAGCGGCAGCGCTGCAGTGCAGCCAGACCCCTAGAGCAGGTATCCAGGTAACACCTCCCGGTGCTGAGTGGGAAGAGAAGGATTGTTCTCGCAAGATGTCGCTATGTAGAGGCGGTGCAAAGGGCAAATGGGGCAGCGGATGCACACAGGCAACGCGAACTTAAGTGACGCGCAGAGACGCAGAAAGGAGGAACTGCAGGTATCGGAAGCGGAGCTGAAAAGCAGGAACATCAAAAGCCCTTTTGCCACTGACTTTCCCAAGGACGCAATCGGCAGGAGACAGGACCCCACATCCAccaggaggcgggggggggggcggcgttaTCACGCACGCCCTTCAAATATATCATACATGCAAGCCTCTTCCTGGGTATGTATTAGCACCCGACGCGTGGGAATATTTGTGGAGTCCAGGCAATACAGTGTGGATTGGAAAATAGCAGAAATACAAACGCGGGCCAAAATTTGTTTACAGGGCTGGTGGAGAAGAAAAATGCAATGCATTTGTGTCGCAATTACCCCAACATCCAACTGATTACCGGTCTAACATGCAAGTCAGCTGTAACACGCCCCACCCATCTGCAGCTCCAATTACAAAATAGTGAcgaaagagaaaagggggggagacGTCACAGCGCGCCAACTCAACTGTTCATTTCCCGCGCAAGCGTAAGGAGCGGAAGGGAGGCGGGATAAAGATAACAGTTCTTCTTGTGCGGCTTCTAGGTTGCTTGAGGTTTTCGTTGTGAGGTGGGTAACAACGCAACGCGTTTGAATGTAAGTGAACAGGGCGCCATTCGCATGTTTGCAACTGGGCtttctcttttattttttgggagaggaagaggggatgAGAGCTTTGAATAGGCGAGTTAACCTAGATGTCACCAAATGCGTTTAAAATTGGAGTCTATGCCGGCACCTATATCCATCCCTACGGGGCCCCATCAGTGAAAGTTTTTGTCTCCTTCAAAACAAAAATCAGCATTTGTAAAGTAAAAAGTGGTATAATTTAACATGTTTAATCAGATTACTGTTTTTATTCTTGGATGATGTTAGCTGTCTGTGTTGTCGTGCTTCCTCTTCAGGGCTGTGATGATTTTGTATTGCAAAATATTGGCAGTCAATGTGATTCATCTTGTGTACCTGCTTACGTATAGTTACATTTTAATTTCAGTCTATAATTAATAGGTCCCGACCGTCCCCTAGAACGTCGGCGCCCTCCACCGACATGATTTAGAGCTCGCTGTCTCGTTCGGGTGTGTGCAATGGGCTCTCTTCTGCTGGAAATtcatagcccccccccctcccaagttctTGGCCGCCAAATTCCTACAGAGTCCATCGTTCAAATTCATAATTACGGGATGCAAAAAGAAAGAATGCGAAATGTTGTGGTCTCTGTGGCAGGAGCTATATTTTAGAAATGCTCACATAGACTCTTCCGCTTGACAAGATAATGTTCTTGAACCAGTAGCCACTGCTTGACCTATTGTTTTGGATTTTTTGTGTGCTGCCTTTTAAAGAGAGTGTGGTATACTTGTGGAGATATTCTGAAATCTTTACGCTTCTGTAAATCCACTGGTCAGTGAGGTTTACAAGGATGTAACAATGTCTATGAACATACGGTAAGTATTGGAATTCAAAACGGCCGAGAAGACGATAGTTTCAGAGTCTTGTTTTAATCTGAGCTTCCATTCGATCCCAAGAAATCATAAAATGGGCTTTTCTTTCCAACCTGCAGGGTGAAATAATGGCATGACCCGTAGGACTATCGTAAACCATCCTGAGCCATTTCTTCCTCCCGTAAATAAATTCTGTATTTATATTGGAAGGGGAGTTTGTTAACGTTGAAGGTTAGCTTTTCAAACAAAATGTTATGAAGTAGGACACGAACTTCTGccgtctttgggggggggggggagggtaagaagATGCTGTTGTGTAATCACAGTCTTGACGTTCTGTCTTTTTCTAATCCGGGCAGCTGCCACCCTTTCTACGCAGGGGATAGAAAAATGGCGTCAAAAGTAACCAAGAAGGTACAATAGAATTCAGTCCAATGCTGTTGCGGCGGATGTTTGGGACCGCCCACTAAGGTGATTGGATGGTCTGGAAGAGCATGCTTTGCTGCTCCGGTCGAAGTGACCAATAGGAAGCCCTAAAGACAGGGACGAGAGGGTTGCTGGGTTGCATATAATCGCAGCCATTTTGCTGTGGGGGTCTGAAACCCGGCAGCCGCCGCCGGGAGAACTCTGTAAATCGGCGGGAGGGCGGCAGGATGTTAAGGCTGCGCTGCAAGGCCAGGAGCGGTTCGTACCCGCTGCCCGGGCTCACGGCGCATTCCTGCTTGCGCGAACTCCAGGCAGCGCTCGCCGCTCTCACCGGGGTGCCGGTTCAGGCCCAGCGGCTGCTGCTTGGATTCCCCCCGCGTGGGCTCGACCTCAGCGACGGAGAGCGGCGCCTCGGAGAGCTTGGCATTCATTCGGGTACGAAGCGGGTCTGGTCCGCACATTTTAGGCCTAGGTTTGGGATAATCTCAGCTTCTCCCTGAGGAGAAGAGGGCCGAGTCTAGGCCTATCAGTGTGAAACCTGTGGCTCTGTTGCTGTGCGTCTGTAATTGAGGATTATCCCCTCATGTTATACGTGTCTTTCGCGTGCTATCATCTGAGGTAGATACGGCGTTGGGAATAATCTGAAAACGTTTTGAGCGACGTTTCGCTCTTAGTTATTTCGTGCTCTTGGGTGAAACACTGAAAAGAGTTTACATCTTAGTTAACACTTGGGGCTAAAGTAGATGATCGCTCTATATAGAAAGGGGAGGCGACTGAAACACTTTCTGTTGTGGGGTCTGCTAGTGCTATCCTGAGCTGCCTATCTGAATGCATTGAAGTTAGTGGGTTTGGAAAGGTAACCCTGTTTGATGATAGCACTGTGACTTGACTGCTGTGAGGAGCAGTAGGAGATCAgtgtttattttaaaatcttATGTCTTACATTTCTGTTAAGAGCTATCCTTAATTCTTAACTGTTTCAAGTAATCCTCAAAAGTTCATGTAATTGAGGGTCTTCATGGCCAAGCAGACCAGTACACAAAAACTTGGTCTGATGGTAGTTTGCTGTCTGCCTCATCTTCTATTCCTAGTCCTGTTGCATTGTTCATTGGATGTCTTACGTTGTGTGAGTGCATTGATGCCTTGAATCTCAAGAAATGTGggctgtaaataaaataaaaatatgtacCAAGTACAAGTGGGGAAGGTAATAGCCCTCACTTCCCAATGCTGCTGGAGAAGTAGCCCATCCAGCCCATGAAAGTTATGTACGCACATTACTGTAACTGAATGATTTTTGCAAGCTTTTTTTAAGACGGTAGCAATACAGATATTAACATCTGTTCTGGGTTAGGACAGGAAGCCTTAAAGCAATGATGTAATATTTTGACACTCTGTAATTGGCTAAAATTGAGTCTTGGCGGAGGTTTTGTTACCACCCTTTAATTTAATGGTacaactggggggtggggtggatagGGGAGTCATTGTCGGCACATTTTTGAGAAGTTTGTATGTCCCTTCTATAATAGTGAATGTGATGTTCTTAAAGTGAAAACAGACTCTTGAGTTTTGGCTGTTTTCTTTTGCCTATGCTAGTATAGAACAGATTGAATAAATGCCCATAATAGATTTTAAAGTTTACATATAAATTTGCTTATGGCTTCCCAAGAGAAAAATCTGGATATGTTAATTATAATGTGGTTATTTCTAGAACTGTGCACATATCTTGTTTTTTTTACCAACCAGTATTTCATACTGATCAGTCAGCTCTAAATTTCAACTATTCTATGTGTATATTAGCATTTTAATCATAGCTTACCTGCACACTCAGAGTGTTTCATAATTAATTTGGTAATCTCAGGAAATCATGCAATGTAGTATTGTTGCGGGGGGTCTAATCTTGGCTGAGATTTCTACTAGAGTTGTGTTTAATCAATAAACTGTTTAATCAACTCTTGTTATATTTTTCTTGACAGGTGATACTCTAATAGTTGAAGAAGATGCAAGCAACCTCAGGACTGAGTCATCCATAGTTACAAAACGGACTGCTCCTAATTCAGTCAGGGACACTCTACCCGTGCTTGCCCGGAGAGTTGTTCCTGCAGATAATTCATGCCTCTTCACCGGCATATACTATGTGGTAGAAGGTGGTGTTTATGACCCAGCATGTGCCCCAGAAATGAGAAATCTTATAGCCCAAATCGTAGCAAGTGATCCAGAATCCTATAGTGAGGCAATACTAGGAAAGACTAACCAAGAATACTGTGATTGGATCAGAAGAGACGATACATGGGGAGGTGCAATTGAGGTTTCTATTTTGTCAAAGTTCTATCAATGTGAAATTTGTGTAGTGGACACTCAGACAGTCAGAATTGATCGCTTTGGGGAAGATGCTGGCTATGCTAAACGGGTTCTTCTAATTTATGATGGTATTCACTATGATCCACTTGAGCGCAGAATCCCCAACTCAGACATTCCTCCCCAGACAATTTTTTCTGCATCGGATGATATTGTCCTTGCTCAGGCTTTGGAGCTAGCAGATGAAGCCAGAAGAAAGAGGCAGTTCACTGATGTAAACCGGTTTACACTGAGATGTATGGTATGTCAGAAAGGATTGACTGGGCAAGTGGAAGCCAGAGAACATGCCAAGGAAACGGGACATACCAACTTTGGAGAGGTGTGAATTTTTTTGTGAGGGTGGTTTTACCTACTACCTCACTGAACAAGAACAAGCATCCAGGTTTTACATAAGCTGTATTTAATCAAGAATTCATTTAAAGCTTGAAGGCACTATTAACTTAATTATGAATGATGCTCACAGGTTTGCTGTGATTAGTGAGTTTACAAGTGCGTATAGAATGGTGTCACATCCTTCCAGTTGAGCAGAGTGTTTATGACTAAGAACTAGACAGCTGTTTATCAACTGCTGCATCAGTTCTTGATAACTAGCAGGTACAAGAATTCTTTTGTGACATATCTTGGTTAATACACACAACTGTGGCTAGACTTGTGTATAGAATTTAAGAATCACTGATGGAATAAAGTTCTCAGCTCATCTACTGAGGTTTTGATCTACTGCATAGTTACGGTAGTCTCTATTCATAATCTGGCAAGATTATTTGTCTGCTGTTATTTATGCAGAGTTTTATGTGGTTATATATCTAAAAACAGATTAGCCCCACAGTTACTGCCTCTTAATGTTATCCCAGAATTTGTCTGTTTTATTCACTGAATAAGAGTACACTATAGAAAATAATGGTTTTGTTGATAAAAAGACTTAACAGGGAGGCCTTGTCATTCTTAGGGAGTGAAATGTGAATAGTTTCACAAGTATTTAATGCATCTGCAGCAGCTACAATGAAACTTTTGAGCATTAATGACATGTTTTAAAAAGTTACTGAAATGGTAACATATTCCagcaatataaatttaaatacttTTAGATAGCCTATATATGTAATTCAATGTATAAAGTGTTGGAGATTTTTCTTGCCAGTTGGTGCTGAACAGAGGGGAAAATTCTAGTTAACATTCATATACTCTGTCTTAGGAGTAAGTGTAGGCATACCAGATCCTGGCTACTACTAGCTGATTGTGCATGGAATAAGTGCAGTTCCAAAAAGATGGTTCTCAGATGTGCatgtgcttttttttgggggggggggggttgggtggtgGTAGAGAGAGTTCTGATTTTATATTTTACTGTCAGTAAGGTTAATTTCAGCTGTCTGGAAGTTGCAGACAAAAGTCATGATGGTAGTCTGTATTACATTTCAAAACTGTATTAGTAACCTGTCAATGGCTAGTGTTACACTGTTCTTTCATTGTGTACTTGACTGGCATAGCATTTTAACTGCTGAGGCATTTAACTAGTTAATTTATCAATGTTTATTATAAaatactatttttaaaatttttaagttTAAGTATCTGTGTTATGCCAGACTGTAGCCTTTAATCACTTGAATGCTGCCTATATCAGTAAGTTCCATTCTACTGAAGAGTTAAATAGTTTGTTTTTCTAACAGCAGTGTTTGTCACCAGTCTGTTGATCCACAGTCTTGCCAATGTGGGGATCCAAGGGACAGCCTTGAAACAGTTTATCTCATTTCTTCAATGTCGGGAACAGAGGGTGGCGCTAGGGGAGAGGGCTTTACCATGATACCCTCTGGTATGTGGTGTTCTCCAAGGGTCAGTCTTCTCCCCAGTGGCATTTAGCATGTATATGTATCCCTTCACTCAGCTGTATGGAGctttgggctagggtgtcactagtatgcggatgacacccagctgtatctgctgaGGGGAGGCCAGTTGAATACCACCCCAGACATCCTGTCTGaaggtttggaggctgtggttggtTGGTTAAAACAGTcatctgaaattaaatccatctaagatggaggttctgtggctggaccAGGGAGAGTCAGGATTGGGGT is a window from the Heteronotia binoei isolate CCM8104 ecotype False Entrance Well chromosome 2, APGP_CSIRO_Hbin_v1, whole genome shotgun sequence genome containing:
- the YOD1 gene encoding ubiquitin thioesterase OTU1; translated protein: MLRLRCKARSGSYPLPGLTAHSCLRELQAALAALTGVPVQAQRLLLGFPPRGLDLSDGERRLGELGIHSGDTLIVEEDASNLRTESSIVTKRTAPNSVRDTLPVLARRVVPADNSCLFTGIYYVVEGGVYDPACAPEMRNLIAQIVASDPESYSEAILGKTNQEYCDWIRRDDTWGGAIEVSILSKFYQCEICVVDTQTVRIDRFGEDAGYAKRVLLIYDGIHYDPLERRIPNSDIPPQTIFSASDDIVLAQALELADEARRKRQFTDVNRFTLRCMVCQKGLTGQVEAREHAKETGHTNFGEV